CCCTCAGCAGGTCGGTCATCTCGCGCAGCGCATGCTGCGCCTGGGCGACTGCCATGCCGTAGCCCGGAACGATGATGACCTGCTCGGCTTGCTTCATCAGGAAGGCTGCATCCTCCGCCGATCCGCGCTTGTACGGCCGGTCGAGCGCCGATCCGCCGCCCGTGATCGCCGCATCGCCGCCAAAGCCACCGGCGATGACCGAGATGAAGCTCCGGTTCATCGCCCGGCACATGATGTAGGAGAGGATTGCGCCCGACGAGCCGACCAGCGCACCGGTGACGATCATCGCCGTATTCTGGAGCGTGAAGCCCATCGCCGCGGCAGCCCAACCGGAATAGGAGTTCAGCATCGACACGACGACGGGCATGTCGGCGCCGCCGATCGGGATGATCAGCAGGAACCCGATCAGGAAGGACAGTGCCGTGACCGTGAAGAACACCCAGGGGCTCTGGTCGGTGACGGAATAGGCGATCAGGCCCAGGATCGCCGCCAGGATCCCGAGATTGATCACGTGCCGTCCCGGCAGCATGATCGGCTTGCCGGACATGTTGCCGTTGAGCTTCAGGAACGCGATCACCGACCCCGAGAATGTAATCGCGCCGATCGCGACGCCGAGGCCCATCTCGATCCGGCTGACCTTCAGGATCTCGCCGGCGCCATCGAGGATTCCGAACGCGCCCGGATTGAGGAAGGCCGCTGCGGCGACCAGCACGGCGGCCATGCCGACCAGCGAGTGGAAGGCCGCGACCAGCTGCGGCATCGCCGTCATCGCGATCCGCTTTGCGGTGACGAAGCCGATCGCCCCGCCGATGGCGATCGCGATCAGGATCTCGGGCAGGCTCGTCACATCGTGCATGATCAGGGTGGTGACCACTGCGATGCCCATGCCGATCATGCCGAACCGGTTGCCGCGGCGGCTGCTTACCGGGCTCGAAAGGCCGCGCAGCGCGAGGATGAAGCAGATGCCGGCGATCAGATAAGCGAGTGGCACCCAGGCCGGAACGTCCGCGGCCTCATGCATCGCGGCGTTCCTTCTTCTTGTACATGGCAAGCATGCGCTCGGTGACCGCAAAACCGCCGAAGATATTCACGCTCGCCATCGCCACCGCGATCAGCCCCAGCCACTTGGCGGCGGCCGAGCCCGCTTCGGCCGAAGCGATCAGCGCGCCGACGATGATGACCGAGGAAATGGCGTTGGTCACCGCCATCAGCGGCGTGTGCAAGGCCGGCGTTACCGCCCAGACGACATAATAGCCGACGAAACACGCCAGCACGAAAATCGACAGGATTGAGACGAAGTCCATCCAGGAGCCCCCTGACACTGATGTGCGCCCACTGTGGCGGGTCGCGCAGACCGTGTCGAGGGGCTATCCCGGTGCGGATCGGCGATGCCCCGAAGCGTCAGGCCTTGCGATCGCCTTTGTGGCCGTAGCCCGATTTGACTTCGGTCTTGGCATGCTGACGCTGGTCGGCCGCCGACGACCGGCCGACGTCCGTGACGTCCTTGAACCGGCCTTGCGTGTCGCGCGTCACATAACGCTTGTCGTTGCCGGTATCGATCAGCTCGCGCTTGCCGCTCATGCTCCTCACTCCTCCAGAAATGGACTGCCTGGAAGAATCCGCGAAGCGTCGCCTTTGTTCCTGAAATCAGTTGCCTAGCAGGCGTGCGCTTACCACCTGGCCGCTGCGCGTGAGCCGAACGCCCTGGACGATCTCGTCCTCGTCGGGCAGCACGACCCGTTTCGCGTCCGGATCCCAGAAGGCGCTGAGGAAATTGTACAAGTTGCGCGCGTAGAGCGCTGAAGCATCGGCGGCGAGGCGCGACGGTACGTTGCGATGACCGACGATGCGGACGCCGTGCCGCTCGACGATCGCGCCCGCGACTGCGCCTTCGACATTGCCGCCCTGCTCGACGGCGAGGTCGACGATCACGCTGCCGGCCCGCATCGTCGCCAGTTGCGCGTCGGAAATCAGGCGCGGCGCCGACCGCCCCGGGATCAGGGCGGTGGTGATGACGATGTCCTGCTTGGCAAGATGGCTCGACACCAGGGCCGCTTGCGCCTGCTTATATTCGTCGGA
This portion of the Sphingomonas sp. LY54 genome encodes:
- a CDS encoding NAD(P)(+) transhydrogenase (Re/Si-specific) subunit beta, with product MHEAADVPAWVPLAYLIAGICFILALRGLSSPVSSRRGNRFGMIGMGIAVVTTLIMHDVTSLPEILIAIAIGGAIGFVTAKRIAMTAMPQLVAAFHSLVGMAAVLVAAAAFLNPGAFGILDGAGEILKVSRIEMGLGVAIGAITFSGSVIAFLKLNGNMSGKPIMLPGRHVINLGILAAILGLIAYSVTDQSPWVFFTVTALSFLIGFLLIIPIGGADMPVVVSMLNSYSGWAAAAMGFTLQNTAMIVTGALVGSSGAILSYIMCRAMNRSFISVIAGGFGGDAAITGGGSALDRPYKRGSAEDAAFLMKQAEQVIIVPGYGMAVAQAQHALREMTDLLREEGVKVRFAIHPVAGRMPGHMNVLLAEANVPYDEVFELEDINSEFARTDVAFVIGANDVTNPSAKTDKSSPIYGMPVLDVEKAKTVLFIKRSMGGAGYAGVENELFFRDNTMMLLADAKKMVEEIVKSLG
- a CDS encoding NAD(P) transhydrogenase subunit alpha, with protein sequence MDFVSILSIFVLACFVGYYVVWAVTPALHTPLMAVTNAISSVIIVGALIASAEAGSAAAKWLGLIAVAMASVNIFGGFAVTERMLAMYKKKERRDA